A window from Vigna angularis cultivar LongXiaoDou No.4 chromosome 7, ASM1680809v1, whole genome shotgun sequence encodes these proteins:
- the LOC108337315 gene encoding small polypeptide DEVIL 11 yields the protein MASSVSTTPTLYFDEKWKLSKKEGSTRSRSSTTPFIKNSSQRRCAFASKCARLVKEQRARFYIMRRCVTMLICWRDYSDS from the coding sequence ATGGCTTCTTCTGTATCCACCACACCCACTCTGTACTTCGATGAGAAGTGGAAGCTCTCCAAGAAAGAAGGATCCACCAGAAGCAGGTCCTCCACTACCCCATTCATCAAGAATTCCTCCCAGAGAAGGTGTGCCTTTGCCAGCAAGTGTGCCAGGCTCGTGAAGGAGCAAAGGGCGCGCTTCTACATCATGAGGCGGTGTGTCACAATGCTCATATGCTGGCGTGACTACAGCGATTcgtga